The Equus asinus isolate D_3611 breed Donkey chromosome 22, EquAss-T2T_v2, whole genome shotgun sequence genome has a segment encoding these proteins:
- the BAZ2A gene encoding bromodomain adjacent to zinc finger domain protein 2A isoform X1, protein MEMEANDHFNFTGLPPAPAASGLKPSPSSGEGLYTNGSPMNFPQQGKSLNGDVNVNGLSTVSHTTTSGILNSAPHSSSTSHLHHPNVAYDCLWNYSQYTSANPGSNLKDPPLLSQFSGGQYPLNGILGGSRQPSSPSHNTNLRAGSQEFWANGTQSPMGLNFDSQELYDSFPDQNFEVMPNAPPSFFTSPQTSPMLGSSIQTFAPSQEVGSSIHPDEAAEKELSSVVAENGTGLVGSLELEEEQPELKMCGYNGSVPSVESLHQEVSVLVPDPTVSCLDDPSHLPDQLEDTPILSEVSLEPFNTLAPEPVSGGLYGIDDTELMGAEDKLPLEDSPVISALDCPSLNNTTAFSLLADDSQTSASIFASPASPPVLGESVLQDNSFDLNNGSDAEQEEMETQASDFPPHLAQPVPDQSSTIQLHPATAPAVSPTASPAISLAVSPAASPEISPEVSPAVSPAASPELSPAVSPAAFPTVSPTSSAALPPVSSEVSLTASPVTSPKVSPAASPAAVFPVASPGNKDVSSFPETTADLEEITGEGVTASGSGDVLRRRIATPEEVRLPLQHGWRREVRIKKGSHRWQGETWYYGPCGKRMKQFPEVIKYLSRNVVHNVRREHFSFSPRMPVGDFFEERDTPEGLQWVQLSAEEIPSRIQAITGKRGRPRNTEKAKTKEVPKVKRGRGRPPKVKITELLNKTDNRLLKKLEAQETLNEEDKAKMSKIKKKVKQKVQRGECQTAGQGQARNKRKQETKSLKQKEAKKKSKAEKEKVKAKQEKLKEKVKREKKEKVEMKEKEEVTKAKAACKADKTLTSQRRLEERQRQQMILEEMKKPTEDMCLTDHQPLPDFSRIPGLILPSGAFSDCLTIVEFLHSFGKVLGFDPAKDVPSLGVLQEGLLCQGDSLGEVQDLLVRLLKAALYDPGLPSYCQSLKILGEKVSEIPLTRDNVSEILRCFLMAYGVEPALCDSLRTQPFQAQPPQQKAAVLAFLVHELNGSTLIINEIDKTLESMSSYRKNKWIVEGRLRRLKTALAKRTGRPEVEMQGPEEGLGRRRSSRIMEETSGMEEEEEEEITAVVHGRRGRRDGEVDATASSIPELERQIEKLSKRQLFFRKKLLHSSQMLRAVSLGQDRYRRRYWVLPYLAGIFVEGTEGSLVPEDVIKQETDSLKVAGHTAPSPAPFSLKRELAVSSTSTSSPARARGRPRKTKPGSMHPRHLKSPFRGQESEQPQAQLQPETQPHPQLQAHAQPQPQPQPQLQSHPQSHNGFLEPEGSPLSLGQSQHDLSQSAFLSWLSQTQSHGSLLSSSVLTPDSSPGKLDPTPSQPLEEPEPDEAESSPDSQAPWFNFSAQIPCNAAPTPPPAVSEDQPTPSLQLPVSSKPANRPSAANPCSPVQLSSTPLPGVAPKRRAGDPGETPQSPAGLRQPKRRGRPPSKFFKQMEQRYLTQLTAQPVPAEMCSGWWWIQDPETLDATLKALHPRGIREKALHKHLNKHRDFLQEVCLRPSTDPIFEPSQLPPFQEGILSWSPKEKTYETDLAVLQWVEELEQRVILSDLQIRGWTCPSPDSTREDLAYCEHLPDSQEDITWRGRGREGLAPVRKTTNPLDLAVMRLAALEQNVERRYLREPLWPAHEVVLEKALLSSPSSAPQCATTEISYEITPRIRAWRQTLERCRSAAQVCLCLGQLERSIAWEKSVNKVTCLVCRKGDNDEFLLLCDGCDRGCHIYCHRPKMEAVPEGDWFCAVCLAQQVEGEFTQKPRFPKRGQKRKSSYVLNFPEGDGRRRRVLSRGRESPAVPRYSEEGLSPSKRRRLSMRNHHSDLTFCEIILMEMESHDAAWPFLEPVNPRLVSGYRRIIKNPMDFSTMRERLLRGGYTSSEEFAADALLVFDNCQTFNEDDSEVGKAGHIMRRFFESRWEEFYQGKQANL, encoded by the exons ATGG AAATGGAGGCAAACGACCATTTTAACTTTACTGGCCTTCCCCCTGCACCTGCTGCCTCAGGACTGAAACCCTCTCCCTCCTCAGGGGAGGGCCTCTACACTAACGGGTCTCCCATGAACTTCCCCCAGCAAGGGAAAA GTTTGAATGGGGATGTGAATGTTAATGGCTTATCTACTGTATCTCACACTACTACTTCAGGGATTTTGAACTCTGctccccactcctccagcacCTCACACCTCCATCACCCCAACGTGGCCTACGACTGTCTCTGGAACTACTCACAGTACACATCTGCCAATCCTGGCAGCAACCTCAAGGACCCACCCCTTCTCTCCCAGTTCTCTGGGGGACAATACCCACTCAACGGCATCCTTGGGGGCAGCCGGCAACCTTCATCCCCAAGTCACAACACTAACCTTCGGGCTGGGAGCCAGGAATTCTGGGCCAACGGCACCCAGAGTCCCATGGGGCTTAACTTCGACTCACAGGAACTGTATGATTCCTTTCCTGACCAGAATTTTGAGGTGATGCCCAATGCACCCCCTAGTTTTTTCACCTCCCCACAGACTTCACCTATGTTGGGATCCAGTATCCAAACCTTTGCACCCTCCCAGGAGGTAGGCAGTAGTATCCATCCTGATGAGGCGGCAGAAAAGGAGCTGTCTTCAGTTGTGGCAGAGAATGGCACTGGCTTGGTAGGCAGCCTGGAGCTGGAGGAAGAGCAGCCAG AACTGAAGATGTGTGGCTACAATGGCTCCGTCCCTTCTGTGGAATCATTACACCAGGAGGTCTCAGTCTTGGTCCCTGACCCCACAGTGAGCTGCTTAGATGATCCTTCACATCTTCCTGATCAACTGGAAGACACTCCAATCCTCAGTGAAGTCTCTCTGGAGCCCTTCAACACTCTGGCACCAG AGCCAGTGAGTGGAGGACTCTATGGTATAGATGACACGGAGCTGATGGGTGCAGAGGACAAGCTGCCTCTTGAGGACAGCCCTGTGATTTCTGCCCTTGACTGCCCTTCCCTCAATAACACCACTGCCTTCAGTCTCCTGGCAGATGACAGTCAAACTTCAGCCTCTATTTTTGCCAGCCCCGCTTCTCCACCTGTCCTTGGGGAATCTGTCCTGCAGG ATAACAGCTTTGACCTGAATAATGGTAGTGATGCAgaacaggaagaaatggagactcaGGCTTCAGACTTCCCACCACATCTGGCCCAACCAGTCCCTGACCAGTCATCCACTATTCAGCTACATCCAGCAACCGCACCAGCAGTCTCGCCAACAGCCTCCCCAGCAATCTCCTTGGCAGTTTCTCCAGCAGCCTCCCCTGAAATCTCTCCAGAGGTCTCCCCAGCAGTTTCTCCAGCAGCCTCTCCAGAACTCTCCCCAGCCGTCTCCCCAGCAGCCTTCCCTACAGTCTCTCCAACTTCCTCGGCAGCCCTCCCACCAGTATCCTCGGAAGTCTCCTTGACAGCCTCCCCGGTGACCTCCCCAAAAGTGTCCCCTGCAGCTTCCCCAGCAGCTGTCTTCCCAGTAGCCTCCCCAGGAAATAAGGATGTCAGCAGCTTCCCTGAAACCACTGCTGACCTGGAAGAGATCACCGGTGAAGGAGTCACTGCTTCTGGCAGTG GTGATGTCCTGAGGAGACGTATTGCTACCCCTGAAGAAGTTCGTCTTCCCCTCCAACATGG gtggcGGAGAGAGGTGCGCATCAAGAAGGGCAGCCACCGCTGGCAGGGAGAGACCTGGTATTACGGCCCCTGTGGGAAGAGGATGAAACAGTTCCCGGAAGTGATCAAG TACCTGAGCCGCAACGTGGTACACAATGTCCGCCGTGAGCACTTCAGCTTCAGTCCCCGTATGCCTGTTGGAGATTTCTTTGAAGAGAGAGACACACCAGAG GGCTTGCAGTGGGTACAGCTCTCAGCAGAGGAGATCCCATCCAGGATTCAGGCAATTACTGGGAAACGGGGCCGACCTCGAAACACTGAGAAGGCCAAGACCAAGGAAGTCCCCAAGGTGAAACGGGGCCGAGGTCGGCCACCCAAGGTCAAAATCACTGAGCTGTTGAATAAGACAGACAACCGCCTCCTAAAGAAATTGGAGGCCCAAG AAACGCTGAATGAGGAGGATAAAGCAAAGATGAGTAAAATCAAGAAGAAGGTGAAGCAGAAGGTACAGCGGGGAGAGTGTCAGACTGCTGGCCAAGGGCAG GCCAGAAACAAGCGGAAACAAGAGACCAAGAGCTTAAAGCAGAAGGAAGCTAAGAAGAAATCCAAG GCTGAGAAGGAGAAGGTAAAGGCAAagcaggaaaaactgaaagaaaaagtcaagagggagaagaaggagaaggtagaaatgaaggaaaaggaggaggtgacCAAAGCCAAGGCAGCCTGTAAAGCAGATAAAACCCTGACCTCGCAGAGGCGCTTGGAGGAGCGGCAGAGACAGCAGATGATCTTGGAAGAGATGAAGAAGCCCACAGAGGATATGTGTCTGACTGACCACCAG CCCCTGCCCGACTTCTCACGCATCCCTGGTCTCATCCTGCCTAGTGGGGCCTTCTCAGACTGCTTGACCATTGTGGAGTTTCTGCACAGCTTTGGCAAGGTGCTGGGCTTTGACCCTGCCAAAGATGTACCTAGCTTGGGGGTCCTGCAGGAGGGACTTCTGTGTCAAGGCGACAGCTTGGGCGAGGTGCAAGATCTGCTTGTGCGGCTCCTGAAGGCTGCCCTCTACGATCCTGGCTTGCCCTCCTACTGTCAG TCCTTAAAGATCTTGGGGGAGAAGGTATCTGAGATCCCACTGACAAGAGACAACGTGTCTGAGATCCTGCGCTGCTTCCTCATGGCATATGGAGTGGAGCCAGCCCTCTGTGACAGCCTGCGCACCCAGCCTTTTCAGGCCCAGCCACCCCAACAGAAGGCTGCTGTCCTGGCCTTCCTGGTGCATGAGCTCAACGGCTCCACCCTCATCATCAa TGAGATTGACAAGACTCTGGAGAGTATGTCCAGCTACAGGAAAAACAAGTGGATTGTTGAAGGCCGGCTCCGGAG ACTGAAAACTGCTCTGGCCAAGCGAACTGGGCGGCCTGAGGTAGAGATGCAAGGGCCAGAGGAAGGCCTGGGGCGGAGGCGCAGTTCTCGGATCATGGAGGAGACCAGTGgcatggaagaggaggaagaggaggagattaCAGCAGTTGTCCATGGCCGTAGGGGTCGAAGAGATGGAGAG GTTGATGCCACAGCATCTAGCATCCCAGAGCTAGAGCGCCAGATAGAAAAACTCAGCAAG CGTCAGCTTTTCTTTCGCAAAAAGCTGCTTCACTCATCCCAGATGCTTCGGGCAGTCTCCTTGGGTCAGGACCGCTACAGACGCCGCTACTGGGTGTTGCCCTATTTGGCTGGTATCTTTGTGGAAGGAACAGAGGGGAGCTTAG TTCCTGAGGATGTGATAAAGCAGGAAACTGACTCCTTGAAAGTAGCAGGCCATACAGCACCCagcccagctcccttctctctgaagaGGGAATTAGCTGTCTCCAGCACCTCCACCAGTTCTCCTGCCCGGGCCCGAGGCCGACCTCGAAAAACTAAGCCTGGGTCTATGCATCCTAGGCACCTTAAATCCCCTTTTAGGGGTCAGGAGTCAGAACAGCCCCAAGCCCAGCTTCAGCCTGAGACTCAGCCCCATCCTCAGCTTCAGGCTCAtgcccagcctcagccccagccccagccccagcttcAGTCCCATCCTCAGTCCCATAATGGGTTCCTGGAGCCAGAAGGCTCCCCTTTGTCTCTGGGTCAGAGCCAGCATGACCTCAGCCAGTCAGCCTTCCTGTCTTGGCTAAGCCAGACTCAGAGCCATGGCTCCCTGTTGAGCAGCTCAGTCCTCACGCCTGATAGCAGCCCCGGAAAACTGGACCCGACCCCATCACAGCCCCTAGAGGAGCCAGAGCCTGATGAGGCGGAATCCAGCCCTGATTCTCAAGCTCCCTGGTTTAACTTCTCAGCTCAGATACCCTGCAACGCTGCCCCTACGCCACCCCCTGCAGTTTCTGAGGACCAGCCTACTCCCTCCCTCCAGCTACCTGTCTCCTCCAAGCCA GCGAACAGACCCAGTGCTGCCAACCCCTGTTCTCCAGTGCAGCTCTCTTCCACCCCTTTGCCTGGGGTGGCCCCTAAGAGGCGAGCAGGAGACCCTGGAGAAACACCACAAAGTCCCGCAGGGCTGCGACAGCCAAAACGGAGAGGGAGACCCCCCAGTAAGTTCTTCAAACAGATGGAGCAGCGTTACCTAACCCAGCTGACAGCCCAGCCTGTCCCTGCTG AGATGTGCTCAGGCTGGTGGTGGATCCAAGATCCTGAGACATTGGATGCCACACTCAAGGCCCTGCACCCCCGAGGCATCCGGGAGAAGGCACTTCACAAACACCTAAACAAGCACAGGGACTTCTTACAGGAAGTCTGCCTTCGGCCCTCAACTG ACCCCATTTTTGAGCCCAGTCAGCTACCTCCCTTTCAAGAAGGGATTTTAAGCTGGTCTCCCAAAGAGAAGACATATGAGACAGACCTGGCTGTGCTTCAGTGGGTAGAGGAGCTGGAACAGCGGGTTATCCTGTCTGATCTGCAGATTCGG GGCTGGACATGTCCTAGCCCAGACTCTACTCGTGAAGACTTGGCCTACTGTGAGCATCTGCCCGACTCCCAGGAGGACATCACCTGGAGAGGTCGAGGCAGGGAAGGTCTGGCACCCGTGCGTAAAACTACCAACCCTCTGGACCTGGCTGTGATGCGACTGGCTGCCCTGGAGCAGAATGTGGAGCGACGGTATCTACGGGAGCCCCTCTGGCCAGCTCACGAGGTTGTGCTGGAGAAGGCCCTGCTCAGCTCCCCCAGTAGTGCCCCCCAGTGCGCCACTACAGAGAT ATCATATGAGATCACCCCTCGCATTCGGGCCTGGCGCCAGACACTCGAGCGGTGCCGCAGTGCAGCCCAGGTGTGTTTGTGCCTGGGCCAGCTGGAGAGGTCCATTGCCTGGGAGAAGTCTGTCAACAAAGTG ACCTGTCTAGTCTGCCGGAAGGGTGACAACGATGAGTTTCTTCTGCTTTGTGATGGATGTGACCGTGGCTGCCACATTTACTGCCATCGGCCCAAGATGGAGGCTGTCCCAGAAGGAGACTGGTTCTGTGCTGTCTGTTTGGCCCAG cAGGTAGAGGGAGAATTCACTCAGAAGCCTCGTTTCCCAAAACGAGGCCAGAAGCGGAAAAGTAGTTATGTGCTGAACTTCCCAGAGGGTGATGGCCGCCGACGCCGGGTACTGTCAAGGGGCCGAGAAAGCCCAGCAGTGCCTCGGTACTCCGAAGAAGGGCTGTCCCCCTCGAAGCGGCGGCGACTCTCCATGCGGAACCACCACAGTGATCTCACATTTTGCGA GATTATCTTGATGGAGATGGAGTCCCATGATGCAGCCTGGCCCTTCCTGGAGCCTGTGAACCCACGTTTGGTGAGTGGGTACCGGCGCATCATCAAAAACCCTATGGATTTTTCCACCATGAGGGAGCGGCTGCTCCGGGGAGG GTACACCAGCTCAGAGGAGTTTGCGGCTGACGCACTCCTGGTCTTTGACAACTGCCAGACCTTCAACGAGGATGACTCTGAAGTGGGCAAGGCTGGGCACATCATGCGCCGCTTCTTCGAGAGCCGCTGGGAGGAGTTTTATCAGGGAAAACAGGCCAATCTATGA